One window of the Reyranella humidisoli genome contains the following:
- a CDS encoding NAD(P)/FAD-dependent oxidoreductase: MNSSPFETVDCVVIGAGVVGLAVARALALAGREVIVVEAADAIGTETSSRNSEVIHAGIYYPKGSLMARSCVAGRRMLYAYCKDHGVPHQNCGKLIVATNQAESEKLAEIKGRAEANGVEGMRFLSAAEAMAMEPNLQCTAALLSPSTGIVDSHSYMLALQGDAESHGAMFAFNSPVKSGRVVEGGVEIEVGGTEPMNLRCKLLINSAGLHAPTLAKKIAGMPSEHIPTAYYAKGNYFTLTGRSPFSRLIYPVPVPGGLGVHITVDMGGQAKFGPDVEWIDGIEYTVDPHRADKFYAAVRKYWPGIKDGSLQPGYAGIRPKIVPQGAPAQDFTITGPADHGVPGLINLFGIESPGLTASLALAEQVRDLAGSA, translated from the coding sequence ATGAATTCGTCCCCGTTCGAAACCGTCGACTGCGTTGTGATCGGCGCAGGTGTTGTCGGCCTTGCCGTCGCCCGCGCGCTTGCCCTCGCGGGCCGTGAAGTCATCGTCGTGGAGGCCGCCGACGCCATCGGCACCGAGACGAGCTCGCGCAACTCCGAGGTCATCCACGCCGGCATCTACTACCCCAAGGGCAGCCTGATGGCCCGCTCCTGCGTCGCCGGCCGGCGCATGCTCTATGCCTACTGCAAGGACCACGGCGTGCCGCATCAGAACTGCGGCAAGCTGATCGTGGCGACCAACCAGGCCGAGAGCGAGAAGCTCGCCGAAATCAAGGGCCGGGCCGAGGCCAACGGCGTCGAGGGCATGCGCTTCCTGAGCGCGGCCGAGGCGATGGCGATGGAACCCAACTTGCAATGCACCGCCGCGTTGCTGTCGCCCAGCACCGGCATCGTCGACAGCCATTCCTACATGTTGGCGCTGCAGGGCGACGCCGAGAGCCACGGGGCGATGTTCGCCTTCAACAGCCCGGTGAAGAGCGGCCGTGTCGTCGAGGGCGGCGTCGAGATCGAGGTCGGCGGAACCGAGCCGATGAACCTGCGTTGCAAGCTGCTGATAAATTCGGCGGGCCTTCATGCGCCGACGCTTGCGAAAAAAATCGCCGGGATGCCATCCGAGCACATCCCGACCGCGTACTACGCCAAAGGAAATTACTTCACCTTGACCGGCCGCTCCCCCTTCTCCCGCCTCATCTACCCCGTCCCGGTGCCGGGCGGGCTGGGTGTGCACATCACCGTGGACATGGGCGGCCAGGCGAAGTTCGGGCCCGACGTCGAGTGGATCGACGGCATCGAGTACACGGTCGATCCGCATCGCGCCGACAAGTTCTATGCTGCCGTGCGCAAGTACTGGCCCGGCATCAAGGATGGCTCGCTACAACCCGGCTATGCCGGCATCCGCCCGAAGATCGTGCCGCAGGGCGCGCCGGCGCAGGATTTCACCATCACCGGCCCTGCCGACCATGGCGTGCCCGGCCTCATCAACCTGTTCGGCATCGAATCGCCCGGCCTTACCGCCTCGCTGGCGCTGGCCGAACAGGTGCGCGACCTCGCCGGTTCTGCATGA
- a CDS encoding SDR family oxidoreductase: MKGALVTGAGVRIGRALAVALAADGFFVFVHHKDSAIGARETVAAIRAAGGKAMAVKADLSSARQTEALIGKCRAPGVTLTCLVNSASLFKLDRAPTATAADFDLHMAINLRAPLLLSQALARQLPAGETGLVVNVLDQKLFNLNPDFLTYTLSKVGLQGLTTLLAQSFAPRLRVAGIAPGLTLRSGSQTDARFAEQHAANPLGVGVTTEDLVRALRFIVATPSYTGDTLIVDGGEHLTGRPRDIAFDKKKKK; encoded by the coding sequence ATGAAAGGCGCGTTGGTCACGGGGGCGGGGGTACGGATCGGCCGCGCGCTGGCCGTGGCGCTGGCGGCCGACGGCTTTTTCGTCTTCGTGCACCACAAGGATTCGGCCATCGGGGCGCGGGAGACCGTGGCGGCCATCCGGGCGGCCGGCGGCAAGGCGATGGCGGTGAAGGCCGATCTCTCTTCCGCCCGGCAGACCGAGGCGCTGATCGGCAAGTGCCGGGCGCCGGGGGTGACGCTCACCTGCCTGGTGAACAGCGCCTCGCTGTTCAAGCTCGACCGCGCGCCGACGGCGACGGCGGCCGATTTCGACCTGCACATGGCGATCAACCTGCGGGCGCCGTTGCTCTTGTCCCAGGCATTGGCCCGCCAGCTTCCAGCGGGCGAGACCGGACTGGTGGTGAACGTGCTCGACCAGAAGCTGTTCAACCTCAATCCCGACTTCCTGACCTATACGCTCTCCAAGGTTGGGCTCCAGGGGCTGACGACCCTGCTGGCGCAGTCCTTCGCGCCGCGGCTGCGGGTGGCCGGCATTGCGCCGGGGCTGACCCTGCGCAGCGGCAGCCAGACCGATGCACGCTTCGCCGAGCAGCATGCCGCGAACCCTCTGGGTGTCGGCGTGACGACGGAGGATCTCGTCCGCGCGCTCCGCTTCATCGTGGCGACGCCGAGCTATACGGGCGACACGCTCATCGTCGACGGTGGCGAGCACCTGACTGGCCGCCCGCGCGACATCGCCTTCGACAAGAAAAAGAAGAAGTGA